The following are encoded in a window of Providencia rettgeri genomic DNA:
- the ppiA gene encoding peptidylprolyl isomerase A, translating to MLKRIFVPLLAVCAMSASSLALSAGETYVKLVTSAGNIELELNSKKAPVTTENFVQYVNEGYYNGTTFHRVIPGFMIQGGGFDKDLQQKQTRAPIKNEADNGLRNLRGTISMARTANKDSATSQFFINVADNAFLDHGQRDFGYAVFGKVVKGMDVADKISKVKTENVGPYQNVPVEPIKIISAEVIKKP from the coding sequence ATGTTAAAACGAATTTTTGTGCCACTTTTGGCCGTTTGCGCAATGAGCGCCTCCTCTCTTGCATTATCTGCAGGTGAAACTTATGTCAAATTAGTGACGTCAGCGGGTAATATCGAATTAGAATTGAACAGTAAGAAAGCGCCGGTGACGACAGAAAACTTCGTTCAATATGTCAATGAAGGCTATTACAATGGAACAACCTTCCACCGAGTGATCCCAGGCTTTATGATCCAAGGTGGTGGCTTCGATAAAGACTTACAGCAAAAACAAACCCGTGCACCTATCAAAAATGAAGCAGATAATGGCTTACGTAACTTGCGCGGTACTATTTCCATGGCACGTACAGCAAACAAAGACAGTGCAACAAGCCAGTTCTTTATTAATGTTGCTGACAATGCATTCTTAGATCATGGTCAACGTGATTTTGGCTACGCCGTATTTGGTAAAGTGGTTAAAGGCATGGATGTGGCAGATAAAATCTCTAAAGTGAAAACTGAGAATGTTGGCCCATATCAAAATGTCCCTGTTGAACCGATCAAAATTATTTCCGCAGAAGTGATTAAAAAACCGTAA
- the yihA gene encoding ribosome biogenesis GTP-binding protein YihA/YsxC, translating to MAIKNHNYQMAKFVISAPDIRHLPKDTGIEVAFAGRSNAGKSSALNALTQQKSLARTSKTPGRTQLINLFEVEEGVRLVDLPGYGYAEVPEEMKRKWQQALGEYLQKRECIKGLVVLMDIRHPLKDLDMQMIEWSVAMNVPVLVLLTKADKLASGARKKQLTEVREALAPLEGDIQVEYFSALKKIGVDKLRIKLDSWYNTPA from the coding sequence ATGGCAATTAAAAATCATAACTATCAGATGGCAAAATTTGTCATTAGTGCACCCGATATCCGTCATCTACCCAAAGATACGGGTATTGAAGTGGCTTTTGCTGGCCGCTCAAATGCAGGTAAATCCAGTGCGTTAAACGCATTAACACAGCAAAAAAGCTTAGCACGTACCAGTAAAACACCAGGTAGAACGCAGCTAATCAACCTATTTGAAGTTGAAGAAGGTGTGCGCCTTGTTGACCTTCCTGGTTATGGTTATGCCGAAGTTCCTGAAGAAATGAAGCGCAAATGGCAACAAGCTCTTGGTGAGTATCTGCAAAAAAGAGAGTGTATTAAAGGCCTCGTCGTTTTAATGGATATCCGCCATCCGCTAAAAGATCTCGACATGCAAATGATCGAGTGGTCAGTGGCAATGAATGTTCCCGTTTTAGTTTTGCTAACAAAAGCCGATAAACTGGCTTCAGGTGCAAGAAAGAAACAGCTAACAGAAGTGCGTGAAGCACTGGCCCCATTAGAAGGGGATATTCAAGTTGAATATTTTTCTGCGCTGAAAAAAATAGGCGTTGATAAACTGCGAATTAAGTTAGATAGCTGGTATAACACACCGGCTTAA